A single genomic interval of Juglans regia cultivar Chandler chromosome 1, Walnut 2.0, whole genome shotgun sequence harbors:
- the LOC108985819 gene encoding ABC transporter B family member 19 — MAEPTEAKTLPEAEKKKEQSLPFYQLFCFADKYDWLLMVSGSLGAVIHGSSMPVFFLLFGEMVNGFGKNQTDLKKMTEEVSKYALYFVYLGIVVCLSSYAEIACWMYSGERQVSTLRKKYLEAVLKQDVGFFDTDARTGDIVFSVSTDTLLVQDAISEKVGNFIHYLSTFLAGLVVGFVSAWRLALLSVAVIPGIAFAGGLYAYTLTGLTSKSRESYANAGIIAEQAIAQARTVYSYVGESKALNSYSDAIQNTLKLGYKAGMAKGLGLGCTYGIACMSWALVFWYAGVFIRNGQTDGGKAFTAIFSAIVGGMSLGQSFSNLGAFSKGKAAGYKLMEIIKQKPSIIQDPLDGKCLPEVHGNIEFKDVTFSYPSRPDVIIFRNFSIFFPAGKTVAVVGGSGSGKSTVVSLIERFYDPNQGQVLLDNVDIKTLQLKWLRDQIGLVNQEPALFATTILENILYGKPDATMAEVEAAASAANAHSFVAMLPNGYNTQVGERGVQLSGGQKQRIAIARAMLKNPKILLLDEATSALDVGSESIVQEALDRLMVGRTTVVVAHRLSTIRNVDSIAVIQQGQVVETGTHEELIAKAGAYASLIRFQEMVRNGGFSNPSTRRSRSSRLSHSLSTKSLSLRSGSLRNLSYSYSTGADGRIEMISNAETDRRNPAPDGYFFRLLKLNAPEWPYSIMGAVGSVLSGFIGPTFAIVMSNMIEVFYYRNPASMERKTKEYVFIYIGAGLYAVVAYLIQHYFFSIMGENLTTRVRRMMLAAILRNEVGWFDEEEHNSSLLAARLATDAADVKSAIAERISVILQNMTSLLTSFIVAFIVEWRVSLLILATFPLLVLANFAQQLSLKGFAGDTAKAHAKTSMIAGEGVSNIRTVAAFNAQNKIHTLFSHELRIPQRQSLRCSQTAGLLFGLSQLALYASEALILWYGAHLVSKGVSTFSKVIKVFVVLVVTANSVAETVSLAPEIIRGGEAVGSVFSILDRQTRIDPDDLEAEPVESIRGEIELRHVDFAYPSRPDIMVFKDLNLRIRAGQSQALVGASGSGKSSVIALIERFYDPLAGKVMIDGRDIRRLNLKSLRLKVGLVQQEPALFAASIFENIAYGKDGATEADVIEAARAANVHGFVSGLPDGYKTPVGERGVQLSGGQKQRIAIARAVLKDPAILLLDEATSALDAESECVLQEALERLMRGRTTVLVAHRLSTIRGVDSIGVVQDGRIIEQGSHSELVSRADGAYCRLLQLQHHHI; from the exons ATGGCTGAGCCTACAGAGGCAAAAACACTCCCTGAGGCCGAGAAGAAGAAGGAACAGAGCCTACCTTTTTACCAGCTCTTCTGTTTTGCAGACAAGTACGACTGGTTGCTCATGGTCTCTGGCAGCTTGGGAGCCGTTATCCATGGGTCTTCGATGCcggttttctttcttctttttggtgAAATGGTTAATGGCTTCGGCAAGAACCAAAccgatttgaaaaaaatgaccGAAGAAGTTTCAAAG TATGCTCTGTATTTTGTGTATCTTGGCATCGTTGTTTGCTTATCATCCTATGCAG AGATTGCATGCTGGATGTACAGTGGAGAGAGACAAGTGAGCACGCTGAGAAAGAAGTATTTGGAGGCGGTGCTAAAACAAGACGTAGGATTCTTTGATACGGATGCTAGGACTGGGGATATAGTTTTCAGCGTCTCCACAGACACCCTTCTGGTCCAAGATGCCATTAGCGAGAAG GTCGGAAACTTTATCCACTATCTGTCAACGTTTCTGGCGGGGCTAGTGGTTGGCTTTGTATCAGCGTGGAGGCTAGCATTGCTCAGTGTGGCAGTTATACCGGGAATTGCTTTTGCTGGTGGATTATACGCGTATACACTCACAGGCCTTACATCCAAGAGTCGTGAGTCCTACGCGAATGCTGGTATTATAGCCGAGCAG GCCATTGCACAAGCTCGGACGGTTTACTCATATGTTGGTGAGAGCAAGGCCCTGAATTCGTACTCAGATGCAATACAGAACACGTTGAAGCTCGGGTACAAGGCTGGAATGGCCAAGGGTCTGGGACTAGGATGTACTTATGGAATAGCATGCATGTCATGGGCACTTGTCTTTTGGTATGCTGGTGTATTTATCAGGAATGGGCAGACTGATGGAGGGAAGGCATTCACGGCAATCTTCTCTGCAATTGTTGGGGGCAT GAGTTTGGGCCAGTCGTTTTCAAATCTTGGGGCATTCAGCAAAGGTAAAGCAGCTGGATACAAGTTGATGGAGATCATCAAGCAAAAACCCTCCATAATTCAAGACCCTTTAGATGGAAAGTGCTTGCCTGAGGTTCATGGCAATATAGAATTCAAGGATGTTACTTTTAGCTACCCTTCGAGACCAGATGTTATTATCTTTCGAAACTTCTCAATATTCTTTCCTGCTGGAAAGACTGTTGCTGTGGTTGGTGGTAGCGGGTCAGGGAAAAGTACTGTCGTCTCTCTGATAGAAAGGTTCTATGATCCTAATCAGG GGCAAGTTTTATTGGACAATGTGGACATTAAGACACTGCAATTGAAATGGTTACGTGACCAGATTGGGCTGGTGAACCAAGAACCCGCACTCTTTGCCACCACCATACTTGAGAACATCCTCTATGGGAAGCCTGATGCAACAATGGCTGAAGTGGAAGCGGCAGCTTCTGCTGCAAATGCTCATAGCTTTGTTGCCATGCTTCCTAATGGGTATAATACTCAG GTTGGAGAGCGAGGAGTCCAACTTTCTGGTGGCCAAAAACAGAGGATTGCAATTGCTAGAGCTATGCTGAAAAACCCAAAGATCCTCCTCCTTGATGAAGCAACAAGTGCCCTTGATGTAGGGTCTGAGAGCATTGTTCAGGAAGCTTTAGACCGTCTCATGGTTGGTAGAACCACTGTAGTTGTGGCCCATCGACTCTCTACCATAAGAAATGTAGATTCAATTGCAGTTATACAACAAGGGCAAGTTGTTGAGACAGGAACCCACGAGGAACTGATTGCTAAAGCGGGGGCTTATGCCTCTTTAATCCGATTCCAAGAAATGGTTAGAAACGGAGGCTTCTCAAACCCATCAACGCGCAGGTCACGTTCATCACGACTTAGCCATTCGCTGTCAACAAAATCTTTAAGCCTGAGGTCTGGCAGCTTAAGAAACCTCAGCTATTCATATAGTACTGGGGCCGATGGCCGCATAGAGATGATCTCAAATGCTGAAACGGACAGGAGAAATCCAGCCCCTGATGGCTATTTCTTCCGGCTTCTCAAGCTGAATGCTCCTGAGTGGCCATATTCGATTATGGGTGCTGTAGGATCTGTGCTCTCTGGTTTTATTGGCCCAACATTTGCCATCGTGATGAGCAATATGATTGAGGTCTTTTACTACAGAAATCCTGCTTCAAtggaaaggaaaacaaaggaaTATGTTTTCATTTACATTGGAGCTGGTCTTTATGCTGTTGTAGCATACCTGATACAGCATTACTTCTTTAGCATTATGGGGGAGAACCTCACTACAAGAGTTAGGAGGATGATGCTTGCAG CAATACTAAGGAATGAAGTTGGATGGTTTGACGAGGAGGAGCACAATTCAAGCCTTCTTGCAGCACGCCTGGCCACGGATGCTGCTGATGTGAAATCCGCCATTGCTGAGAGGATTTCTGTCATACTCCAAAACATGACTTCACTCCTCACTTCCTTCATAGTCGCTTTCATAGTGGAATGGAGGGTCTCTCTTCTCATCCTAGCCACCTTCCCTCTTCTAGTCCTGGCCAACTTTGCTCAG CAACTCTCCCTCAAGGGATTTGCTGGAGACACAGCGAAGGCTCATGCCAAGACCAGCATGATTGCAGGAGAGGGAGTTAGCAATATCCGAACTGTTGCAGCCTTCAATGCCCAAAACAAGATCCACACCCTGTTCAGTCACGAGCTTCGTATCCCTCAGCGCCAAAGCCTACGCTGCAGCCAAACTGCTGGCCTTCTCTTTGGCCTCTCTCAGCTTGCTCTTTATGCATCCGAAGCCCTTATTCTATGGTATGGTGCCCACCTTGTCAGCAAAGGTGTCTCCACATTCTCAAAGGTGATTAAGGTTTTTGTGGTCCTGGTCGTTACAGCTAATTCAGTTGCAGAAACCGTTAGTCTTGCTCCTGAGATTATTAGGGGTGGTGAAGCTGTTGGCTCAGTCTTTTCAATTCTTGACCGGCAAACCAGGATTGACCCTGATGATCTTGAGGCTGAGCCGGTTGAATCAATTCGTGGGGAGATTGAACTTAGACATGTTGATTTTGCATATCCCTCAAGGCCTGATATCATGGTGTTTAAAGACCTCAACCTTAGAATCCGGGCAGGCCAGAGCCAAGCTCTTGTTGGGGCTAGTGGGTCTGGCAAGAGTTCTGTCATTGCATTGATTGAGCGATTCTATGATCCACTTGCGGGTAAAGTTATGATCGATGGAAGGGACATCAGGCGGTTGAACTTGAAGTCTCTTAGACTTAAAGTGGGATTGGTGCAGCAAGAACCAGCCCTCTTTGCGGCCagcatttttgaaaacattgcttATGGAAAAGATGGGGCAACCGAGGCAGATGTAATCGAAGCAGCCCGTGCTGCAAATGTGCATGGATTTGTTAGTGGCTTACCTGATGGTTACAAAACTCCAGTTGGAGAAAGAGGGGTTCAGCTCTCTGGTGGACAGAAACAAAGAATTGCGATTGCCAGGGCGGTCCTCAAGGACCCCGCAATCCTTCTACTAGATGAAGCCACAAGTGCACTTGATGCTGAATCAGAGTGTGTCCTACAAGAAGCACTTGAGAGGCTAATGAGGGGCCGCACCACTGTGCTTGTGGCTCACCGTTTATCAACTATTAGAGGGGTGGACAGTATTGGAGTCGTGCAAGATGGGCGGATTATTGAACAAGGCAGCCACTCAGAGCTAGTAAGCCGGGCTGACGGGGCTTATTGTAGGCTCTTGCAGCTACAGCACCATCACATATGA
- the LOC108985820 gene encoding tubulin alpha chain-like — MRECISIHIGQAGIQVGNACWELYCLEHGIQPDGQMPGDKTVGGGDDAFNTFFSETGAGKHVPRAVFLDLEPTVIDEVRTGTYRQLFHPEQLISGKEDAANNFARGHYTIGKEIVDLCLDRIRKLADNCTGLQGFLVFHAVGGGTGSGLGSLLLERLSVDYGKKSKLGFTVYPSPQVSTSVVEPYNSVLSTHSLLEHTDVAVLLDNEAIYDICRRSLDIERPTYTNLNRLVSQVISSLTASLRFDGALNVDVTEFQTNLVPYPRIHFMLSSYAPVISAEKAYHEQLSVAEITNSAFEPSSMMAKCDPRHGKYMACCLMYRGDVVPKDVNAAVATIKTKRTIQFVDWCPTGFKCGINYQPPTVVPGGDLAKVQRAVCMISNSTSVAEVFSRIDHKFDLMYAKRAFVHWYVGEGMEEGEFSEAREDLAALEKDYEEVGAESAEGEDDEGDEY; from the exons ATGAGAGAGTGCATCTCAATCCACATCGGGCAGGCCGGTATCCAAGTGGGTAATGCTTGCTGGGAGCTCTACTGCCTTGAACACGGCATTCAG CCCGATGGACAAATGCCGGGTGACAAAACAGTTGGCGGCGGAGACGATGCCTTCAACACATTTTTTAGCGAGACCGGAGCTGGAAAACACGTCCCCCGCGCCGTTTTCTTGGACCTCGAACCTACTGTCATCGACGAGGTCAGGACTGGGACTTACCGCCAGCTCTTCCACCCCGAACAACTCATCAGTGGGAAAGAGGACGCCGCCAATAACTTTGCAAGAGGCCACTACACAA TTGGGAAAGAGATAGTGGATCTGTGCCTTGATAGGATCAGGAAGCTCGCTGACAATTGTACTGGGCTTCAGGGGTTTCTGGTTTTCCATGCGGTCGGTGGAGGGACAGGCTCCGGGCTTGGTTCTCTGCTTCTGGAAAGGCTCTCAGTGGACTACGGCAAGAAATCCAAGCTCGGATTCACGGTCTACCCGTCCCCTCAGGTCTCCACATCCGTCGTTGAACCATACAACAGTGTGTTGTCCACTCACTCACTTCTAGAGCACACCGATGTGGCCGTCCTCCTCGACAACGAAGCCATTTACGATATTTGCCGCAGATCGCTGGACATTGAAAGACCCACTTACACCAATCTAAACAGGCTCGTTTCCCAG GTGATTTCTTCTCTGACTGCGTCTTTGCGTTTTGATGGTGCTCTGAACGTGGATGTCACAGAGTTTCAGACTAACTTGGTTCCCTACCCGagaatacatttcatgctttcttCGTATGCGCCGGTTATTTCAGCCGAAAAGGCCTACCACGAGCAACTCTCCGTGGCCGAGATCACAAACAGCGCCTTTGAGCCGTCGTCCATGATGGCAAAATGCGACCCTCGCCACGGTAAGTACATGGCCTGCTGTTTGATGTATAGGGGTGACGTGGTGCCTAAGGATGTGAACGCAGCGGTGGCGACAATCAAGACCAAGAGGACGATTCAATTCGTGGACTGGTGCCCAACTGGGTTCAAGTGTGGAATCAATTACCAGCCACCAACAGTGGTTCCTGGGGGTGACTTGGCTAAGGTTCAGAGGGCTGTTTGCATGATCTCTAACTCGACGAGCGTTGCGGAGGTGTTCTCTAGGATCGATCATAAGTTTGATTTGATGTATGCAAAGAGGGCTTTTGTGCATTGGTACGTCGGTGAGGGTATGGAGGAAGGAGAGTTTTCGGAGGCGAGGGAGGATTTGGCTGCGCTGGAGAAGGACTATGAGGAAGTTGGAGCAGAGTCTGCAGAAGGCGAGGATGATGAAGGCGATGAGTATTAA
- the LOC108985812 gene encoding 40S ribosomal protein S9-2, protein MVHVSFYHNYGKTFKKPRRPYEKERLDHELKLVGEYGLRCKRELWRVQYALSRIRNAARELLTLDEKNPRRIFEGEALLRRMNRYGLLDESQNKLDYVLALTVENFLERQLQTLAFKSGMAKSIHHARVLIRQRHIRVGRQVVNIPSFMVRVDSQKHIDFSLTSPFGGERPGRVKRKNQKAAAKKAAGGDGDEEDEE, encoded by the exons ATGGTCCACGTCAGTTTCTACCATAACt ATGGGAAGACTTTCAAAAAGCCACGCCGTCCATATGAGAAGGAACGATTGGATCATGAGCTGAAGCTTGTGGGAGAGTATGGGCTCCGATGTAAGAGAGAGCTGTGGAGGGTTCAATATGCTTTGAGCCGCATCCGTAATGCTGCCAGGGAACTTCTCACTCTGGATGAGAAGAATCCTCGTAGGATATTCGAGGGTGAGGCCCTTCTCCGTAGAATGAACAGGTATGGGCTCTTGGATGAGAGCCAGAACAAGCTTGATTATGTCCTGGCTCTGACTGTGGAGAACTTCCTTGAGCGCCAACTCCAAACCCTTGCATTCAAGTCGGGTATGGCCAAGTCGATTCACCATGCCCGTGTGCTTATTAGGCAGAGGCATATCAG GGTTGGAAGGCAGGTAGTTAACATACCATCTTTCATGGTGAGAGTTGATTCTCAGAAACATATTGATTTCTCTCTCACTAGTCCATTTGGAGGTGAACGCCCAGGTAGAGTGAAGCGAAAGAACCAGAAGGCAGCTGCCAAGAAGGCTGCTGGTGGGGATGGAgatgaagaggatgaagaatGA